The Burkholderia ambifaria AMMD genome includes a region encoding these proteins:
- a CDS encoding LamG-like jellyroll fold domain-containing protein codes for MHDTPLLLESNARVSRRTFLYSVGALALSACNGSGASENVRGVTTTAAAAGNRALARVATGTAAVTTRTAFVHPGLLHTQADFDRIAQKVATAASPWRDGWNTLIANSHAQLTWSPRPQAVVTRGGTGAQNYPVLYRDIAAAYACALRWKVSGDKAYADKAVQIMNEWSSTLQNLAGDSNVDLAAGLYGYEFANAGEIMRTYTGWAAADFAAFRAMMADKFYPINADFLNRHNNTDITHYWANWDLCNIASIMAIGVLCDDHAKFDEAVNYFIDGAGNGAIAQAVYYLHPGHLGQWQESGRDQGHNTLGIALAGAICEMAWNQGIDLYGHDNNRFLAGAEYVAKANLVQPDGTFPTVPYARYANVDVTQAQFSTGSQGVIRPCWALVYNHYVNRRGLAAPWSQKFARAIQPEGGGGNYGETSGGYDQLGYGTLTCTRDPVAPATAPSGLTAWPAAGKVVLSWWGIANAVSYDVKRAATAGGPYTTIATGIVDPLTYTDHPAAGTWYYAISARTASGESANSAEVAASTALQLHTLLTFDETSGTSAADASGNGHAGTLVGSASRGAGKTGNAVALDGSTGYVALPNDIVADVSDFTIAAWVNWRGGQTWARLFDFGSGTGRYLFVTPKSLGGTMRFAITTNGGHGECTIDGNAALPAGQWAHVAVTLAADTATLYLNGNAIGSANDVIFAPWRIGKTAQNWIGRSQYPGDPFFNGLIDEFRIYRGAMSAEQVKALAQGA; via the coding sequence ATGCACGACACCCCTCTCCTGCTTGAATCGAACGCGCGCGTTTCCCGGCGCACCTTCCTTTACAGCGTCGGTGCGCTCGCGCTGTCGGCATGCAACGGCTCCGGCGCAAGTGAGAACGTCCGCGGCGTCACGACCACGGCAGCGGCGGCCGGCAACCGTGCGCTCGCGCGCGTGGCGACGGGCACGGCCGCCGTCACGACCCGCACGGCTTTCGTCCATCCGGGGCTGCTGCACACGCAAGCCGATTTCGACCGGATCGCGCAGAAGGTCGCGACCGCCGCATCGCCGTGGCGCGACGGCTGGAACACGCTGATCGCAAACAGCCATGCGCAGCTGACGTGGTCGCCGCGGCCGCAAGCCGTCGTCACGCGCGGCGGCACCGGCGCGCAAAACTATCCGGTGCTGTACAGGGACATCGCGGCCGCCTATGCGTGCGCGCTGCGCTGGAAGGTGTCGGGCGACAAAGCGTATGCGGACAAGGCCGTGCAGATCATGAACGAATGGTCGTCGACGCTGCAGAACCTCGCCGGCGATTCGAACGTCGACCTGGCCGCCGGCCTCTACGGGTACGAATTCGCGAACGCCGGCGAAATCATGCGCACGTATACCGGCTGGGCCGCGGCCGACTTCGCCGCGTTCCGCGCGATGATGGCCGACAAGTTCTACCCGATCAACGCCGACTTCCTGAACCGCCACAACAACACGGACATCACGCACTACTGGGCGAACTGGGATCTGTGCAACATCGCGTCGATCATGGCGATCGGCGTGCTGTGCGACGACCACGCGAAGTTCGACGAAGCCGTCAACTATTTCATCGACGGCGCCGGCAACGGCGCGATCGCGCAGGCCGTCTATTACCTGCATCCCGGCCACCTGGGCCAATGGCAGGAATCGGGCCGCGACCAGGGGCACAACACGCTCGGCATCGCGCTCGCCGGCGCGATCTGCGAAATGGCGTGGAACCAGGGCATCGACCTGTACGGCCACGACAACAACCGCTTCCTCGCGGGCGCCGAATACGTTGCAAAAGCGAATCTCGTGCAGCCGGACGGCACATTTCCGACGGTGCCGTACGCGCGCTATGCCAACGTCGACGTCACGCAAGCGCAATTCTCGACCGGCAGCCAGGGCGTGATTCGTCCGTGCTGGGCGCTCGTCTACAACCATTACGTGAACCGCAGGGGACTCGCCGCACCGTGGTCTCAGAAGTTCGCGCGCGCGATCCAGCCCGAAGGCGGCGGCGGCAACTACGGCGAAACGAGCGGCGGCTACGACCAGCTCGGCTACGGCACGCTGACCTGCACGCGCGATCCCGTTGCGCCCGCAACCGCACCGAGCGGGCTGACCGCGTGGCCGGCCGCAGGGAAGGTCGTGCTGTCGTGGTGGGGCATCGCGAACGCGGTCAGCTACGACGTGAAGCGTGCCGCCACCGCGGGCGGTCCGTATACGACCATCGCGACCGGCATCGTCGATCCGTTGACGTATACCGACCACCCGGCCGCGGGCACCTGGTACTACGCGATCAGCGCGCGCACCGCATCGGGCGAATCCGCGAATTCGGCGGAAGTGGCCGCATCGACAGCACTGCAACTGCATACGCTGCTGACGTTCGACGAGACAAGCGGCACGAGTGCGGCGGATGCGAGCGGCAACGGTCATGCGGGCACGCTCGTCGGCAGCGCATCGCGCGGGGCCGGCAAAACGGGCAATGCGGTGGCGCTCGACGGCTCGACAGGCTACGTCGCGTTGCCGAACGACATCGTCGCGGACGTGTCGGATTTCACGATCGCGGCGTGGGTCAACTGGCGCGGCGGCCAGACGTGGGCGCGCCTCTTCGATTTCGGTTCGGGCACCGGCCGCTATCTGTTCGTCACGCCGAAGAGCCTCGGCGGCACGATGCGCTTCGCGATCACGACAAACGGCGGACATGGCGAGTGCACGATCGACGGCAACGCGGCACTGCCGGCGGGGCAATGGGCGCACGTCGCCGTCACGCTGGCGGCCGACACCGCGACGCTCTATCTGAACGGCAATGCGATCGGTTCGGCGAACGACGTGATCTTCGCGCCGTGGCGCATCGGGAAAACCGCGCAGAACTGGATCGGACGTTCGCAGTATCCGGGCGATCCGTTCTTCAACGGCCTGATCGACGAATTCCGCATCTATCGCGGTGCGATGTCGGCCGAACAGGTGAAGGCGCTCGCGCAGGGAGCGTGA
- a CDS encoding TonB-dependent siderophore receptor codes for MGTATGSVRRAIAIAAGGTLCAAAAGGAHAQASSAAASPSADAAAMLPKIDVTGEAGRASLGLVGLRTATATRTDTPVAEIPQTTNVVTAQQIEMTGATDLNQALRYVPGFATFGSDTRTDWYAALRGFTPTLYVDGVAAPNTAVIANWRVDPYTIDSIAVLRGPTSVLYGAGEPGAIVDAHTKLADGERVREAGVQIGNDARKQTMLDIGDKLDPDGRYAYRFVGVARDGNAVTGPKADRRVAVAPSFRWRPTADTSLTVSASFLQDHGDISSNFLPASGTVLPNRNGRLSQDIYMGDPTFNDYRKKQWSLGYALEHRVNPIWTLQQDVRWSRLSLDDATVFGNGFMPGSTTNMMRFAGLFQLNYSRLDIDNRAQARFATGPLEHTLLLGLQFDRQTTTNSVWLALAPSLNLYHPVYRPVTTAIFSGRTSLGHVDQYTAMNSLGAYVQDQIRWNRWTLTLGGREDRVNARFDDRAARIGTQQDVSAFSGRVGLTYQGDAGLSPYVSYSTSFDPVIGVRMYGGGLPKPTRGKQTEAGLRWQPAGRNLMLTAAVYRIDQTNVVTPTPTNLDPTGTSSVQTGKVRSRGIELSAVGNVTRELSIVASYVYQDVKNVQANDASLNNWPVSVPLPRQMASLWTDWTWHTGALSGLGVGAGMRYQSASAGAPDNSLTVPSATLYDLAMHYELRHWRFALNVANVFDRRYVGGCQSYAVCVFGNERTVLASAKYNW; via the coding sequence ATGGGAACGGCAACAGGTTCGGTGCGACGCGCAATCGCGATCGCGGCCGGGGGAACGTTGTGCGCGGCGGCCGCGGGCGGCGCGCACGCGCAGGCATCGAGCGCGGCGGCATCTCCGTCGGCCGATGCGGCGGCGATGCTGCCGAAGATCGATGTGACGGGCGAGGCCGGCCGCGCGTCGCTCGGGCTCGTCGGGTTGCGTACCGCCACCGCGACGAGGACCGACACGCCGGTCGCCGAGATCCCGCAGACGACCAACGTCGTCACAGCACAGCAGATCGAGATGACCGGCGCGACCGACCTGAACCAGGCGCTGCGCTACGTGCCGGGTTTCGCGACGTTCGGGTCCGATACGCGAACCGACTGGTATGCGGCGCTGCGCGGCTTCACGCCGACGCTGTATGTCGACGGCGTGGCGGCGCCGAACACGGCGGTCATCGCGAACTGGCGCGTCGATCCTTACACGATCGACTCGATCGCCGTGCTGCGCGGGCCGACGTCGGTGCTGTACGGCGCGGGCGAGCCGGGCGCGATCGTCGATGCACATACGAAACTTGCCGACGGCGAGCGCGTGCGCGAAGCCGGCGTGCAGATCGGCAACGATGCGCGCAAGCAGACCATGCTCGACATCGGCGACAAACTGGATCCGGACGGCCGATATGCGTACCGCTTCGTCGGCGTCGCGCGCGACGGCAATGCGGTGACCGGCCCGAAGGCCGACCGGCGCGTCGCGGTGGCGCCGTCGTTCCGCTGGCGGCCGACGGCCGACACGTCGCTGACGGTGTCCGCTTCGTTCCTGCAGGATCACGGCGATATTTCGTCGAACTTCCTCCCGGCGTCGGGCACGGTCTTGCCGAATCGGAACGGGCGTCTGTCGCAGGACATCTACATGGGCGACCCCACGTTCAACGACTACCGGAAGAAACAATGGTCGCTCGGCTATGCGCTCGAGCATCGCGTGAACCCGATCTGGACGCTGCAGCAGGACGTGCGCTGGTCGCGCCTGTCGCTCGACGACGCGACGGTGTTCGGCAACGGCTTCATGCCCGGCAGCACGACGAACATGATGCGGTTCGCGGGCCTGTTCCAGTTGAACTACAGCCGGCTCGACATCGACAACCGCGCGCAGGCGCGCTTCGCCACCGGCCCGCTCGAGCACACGCTTTTGCTCGGCCTGCAGTTCGACCGGCAGACGACGACCAACAGCGTGTGGCTCGCGCTCGCGCCGTCGCTCAACCTGTACCACCCCGTCTATCGTCCGGTGACGACCGCGATCTTTTCCGGCCGCACGTCGCTCGGGCACGTCGATCAGTACACGGCGATGAATTCGCTCGGCGCGTATGTGCAGGACCAGATTCGCTGGAACCGCTGGACGCTGACGCTCGGCGGCCGCGAAGATCGCGTGAACGCGCGCTTCGACGACCGCGCGGCCCGCATCGGCACGCAGCAGGACGTCAGTGCGTTTTCAGGTCGCGTCGGGCTCACCTATCAGGGCGATGCGGGATTGTCGCCTTACGTGAGCTACTCGACGTCGTTCGATCCGGTGATCGGCGTGCGGATGTACGGCGGCGGCCTGCCGAAACCGACGCGCGGCAAGCAGACCGAAGCCGGGCTGCGCTGGCAGCCGGCCGGCCGGAACCTGATGCTCACCGCGGCCGTTTATCGGATCGACCAGACCAACGTCGTGACGCCGACGCCGACGAATCTCGACCCCACCGGCACGTCGTCCGTGCAGACCGGCAAGGTGCGCTCGCGCGGTATCGAACTGAGCGCGGTCGGGAACGTGACGCGCGAGCTGTCGATCGTCGCGTCGTACGTCTATCAGGACGTCAAGAACGTGCAGGCGAACGATGCATCGCTGAACAATTGGCCGGTGTCCGTGCCGCTGCCGCGGCAGATGGCGTCGCTGTGGACGGACTGGACCTGGCACACCGGCGCGCTGTCGGGCCTCGGCGTCGGCGCCGGCATGCGCTACCAGAGTGCGTCGGCCGGTGCGCCCGACAATTCGCTGACGGTGCCGAGCGCCACGCTGTACGATCTCGCGATGCACTACGAGCTGCGTCACTGGCGATTCGCGCTGAATGTCGCGAATGTGTTCGACCGCCGCTACGTCGGCGGCTGCCAGTCTTACGCGGTGTGCGTGTTCGGCAACGAGCGCACGGTGCTGGCCAGCGCGAAATACAACTGGTAG
- a CDS encoding response regulator transcription factor, with translation MSPSTAALNNAHILIVDDQPDQLRLLIDILRGTGCRISIAFDGVQACERAQALAPDLILMDVRMPRMDGFTACRRLAADPLTSAIPVIFLTVAGDLHERVEGLEIGGVDYVVKPFEPAEVVARIRVQLARTKRPLPIDAPAVHDPFATGKDDDIIVRAAIRHLSRTLNDPPTVEQLARAVGTHEKRLSRAFRDNLGQTVFEYLRHERLRIAQDLLDTTSLSIASIAKEIGFSTPANFATAFRERFGITPTEWRRQRDAAGRDAAREPQRDA, from the coding sequence ATGTCTCCATCGACCGCCGCATTGAATAATGCCCATATCCTGATCGTCGACGATCAGCCCGACCAGCTCCGTTTGCTGATCGATATCCTGCGCGGCACCGGATGCCGGATCAGCATCGCATTCGACGGCGTGCAGGCGTGCGAGCGCGCGCAGGCACTCGCGCCCGATCTGATCCTGATGGATGTCCGGATGCCGCGCATGGACGGTTTCACCGCGTGCCGGCGGCTGGCGGCCGATCCGCTGACGAGCGCGATCCCTGTCATTTTCCTGACGGTGGCCGGCGATTTGCACGAGCGCGTCGAAGGACTCGAAATCGGCGGCGTCGATTATGTGGTGAAGCCGTTCGAACCGGCCGAAGTCGTCGCGCGAATCCGCGTGCAGCTCGCGCGGACGAAACGGCCGTTGCCGATCGATGCGCCCGCCGTGCACGATCCGTTTGCCACAGGCAAGGACGACGACATCATCGTGCGCGCGGCCATTCGGCATCTGTCGCGCACGCTGAACGATCCGCCGACGGTCGAGCAGCTCGCGCGCGCAGTCGGCACGCACGAGAAGCGGCTGTCGCGCGCGTTTCGCGACAACCTGGGCCAGACGGTGTTCGAATATCTGCGGCACGAGCGCCTGCGCATCGCGCAGGACCTGCTCGATACGACGTCGCTCAGCATTGCGAGCATCGCGAAGGAGATCGGCTTTTCGACGCCGGCGAATTTCGCCACCGCGTTTCGCGAACGGTTCGGCATCACGCCGACCGAATGGCGGCGACAGCGCGATGCGGCCGGGCGTGATGCCGCGCGGGAACCGCAGCGCGACGCGTAG
- a CDS encoding YadA family autotransporter adhesin, whose product MQRNQISALVAAMFASAGVLVAGAAHADNFVDRGNPDNALNGQCIDGTNPLCVATKSGTFVATSSTNFTSGTNAKAGSSGIAIGDQSNAGSQGGSGSGGGIAIGVGAQALANSATAIGTVAVAQGNTALAVGRQSAAIGDYSMALGNVADAHGTSSIALGHSALASGDRSIAIGGANPTTSDGVSNGASYDAATQTRAGGTQSVAIGAGAQTNDNNQVAIGSGSVGANNGGTPVFGGTAAPVGGAVSFGSLGHERQIKNVAAGAADTDAVNVEQLKNVNSTLSTGIANVDARVTSVGNTLSTSIANVDQRVSNVGNSLSTSIVTATQNVVKYTDDSHAAIALDGSNGTTINGVAAGVADTDAVNVGQLKGSVAPLQTSLSTAAANITNLQNNVTGLNASLSTAASNIGGLQAADARNVKYDGASGFDSVTFAGPNGTTLHNVADGKDAHDAVNAGQLGSGLASLSTSVTSSVSTTIGNLSTSITSQIGNATKNAVQYDDDAHGGVTLGGQGAPAPVALHNVADGVSANDAVNVGQLGKATDTLNQSIANVGNSVTKLGDQVTTNTGNIAALQQDALQWNPSLGTYDASHGGNSPQRIGNLAAGQNGTDAVNVDQLNAAIHDGTSQLDALAVKYDDASKHQVSLGAGNGGIPVRVTNVAEGNVSAGSTDAVNGAQLRRAIDGTAAALGGGATANTDGSITAPAYKIGGDSFNNVGDALTNLDGRVGSNTTTLANHETRIGNAETNIAVNTTAIAGLQKDALQFDPTLGAYNAARGGAPTKLTSVADGNVAAGSTDAVNGGQLYGVKSDLEQQITQVSNQTGEAVKNVVKYDVDGNGNRLNSVSLIGGNPNAAVVLKNVAAGTDDTDAVNVKQLKSVQSNLDQLGALAVQYDDSSKGSITLGGAGGTRITNVKAGTLSATSTDAVNGSQLYATNQQVSKNTTDIANLQDNVTNIANGKAGLVQQQDPKGAITVGKDSGGTSVNFSGTAGDRVLTGVAAGVNANDAVNMAQFNDALKTAAVNDQIRAAATDANTTWIARADAGSIGSTATATGKNAVAVGQGSVADRDNSFSVGAKGNERQVTNVAAGTAPTDAVNVQQLNDNLNAASTQAKGYTDQRIGQVYNSFNDLKKDMYGGVASAMAVAGLPQPTGAGRSMVSAATSNYHGQQGFAAGYSYVTENNRWVVKASVTGNARSDFGAVVGAGYQF is encoded by the coding sequence ATGCAGAGGAACCAGATTTCGGCGCTCGTCGCCGCCATGTTCGCAAGCGCAGGCGTGCTGGTCGCGGGGGCCGCACACGCGGACAACTTCGTCGATCGCGGCAACCCGGACAACGCACTGAACGGGCAGTGCATCGACGGTACGAACCCGTTGTGTGTCGCGACGAAGAGTGGGACGTTCGTCGCGACGAGCAGCACGAACTTCACGTCTGGTACGAATGCGAAGGCCGGCTCCAGCGGCATTGCGATCGGCGACCAGTCGAACGCAGGCAGCCAGGGCGGCTCCGGCAGTGGCGGCGGCATTGCGATCGGCGTCGGCGCGCAGGCACTGGCGAACTCGGCCACGGCGATCGGCACGGTGGCCGTCGCGCAGGGCAATACGGCGCTCGCGGTGGGCCGTCAGTCCGCCGCGATCGGCGATTACTCGATGGCGCTCGGCAACGTCGCCGATGCGCACGGCACGAGTTCGATCGCACTCGGTCACTCGGCGCTGGCGAGCGGCGATCGCTCGATCGCGATCGGCGGCGCGAATCCGACCACGAGCGACGGCGTGTCGAACGGCGCATCCTACGATGCCGCAACGCAAACCCGTGCGGGCGGCACGCAATCCGTCGCGATCGGCGCCGGCGCGCAGACGAACGACAACAACCAGGTCGCGATCGGCTCGGGCAGCGTCGGTGCGAACAACGGCGGCACGCCGGTATTCGGCGGCACGGCCGCGCCGGTCGGCGGCGCCGTCTCGTTCGGTTCGCTCGGCCACGAACGCCAGATCAAGAATGTCGCGGCGGGCGCGGCCGACACGGACGCCGTGAACGTCGAGCAGCTGAAGAACGTGAACAGCACGCTCAGCACCGGCATCGCAAACGTCGACGCCCGCGTGACCTCCGTCGGCAATACGCTGTCGACGTCGATCGCGAACGTCGACCAGCGCGTGTCCAACGTCGGCAACAGCCTCAGCACGAGCATCGTGACGGCGACACAGAACGTCGTCAAATACACCGACGATTCGCACGCCGCGATCGCGCTAGACGGCAGCAACGGCACGACGATCAACGGTGTCGCCGCCGGTGTCGCCGATACGGACGCGGTCAACGTCGGCCAGCTGAAGGGCAGCGTTGCACCGTTGCAGACCTCGCTGTCGACGGCCGCCGCGAACATCACGAACCTGCAGAACAACGTGACGGGCCTCAACGCATCGCTGAGCACGGCCGCATCGAACATCGGCGGCCTGCAGGCAGCCGATGCGCGCAACGTGAAGTACGACGGCGCGAGCGGCTTCGACTCGGTCACGTTCGCCGGCCCGAACGGCACGACGCTGCACAATGTCGCGGACGGCAAGGATGCGCACGATGCCGTGAACGCCGGCCAACTGGGTAGCGGCCTCGCATCGCTCAGCACGAGCGTGACCAGCAGCGTGAGCACGACGATCGGCAACCTGAGCACGTCGATCACGAGCCAGATCGGCAACGCGACGAAGAACGCGGTGCAGTACGACGACGATGCGCATGGCGGCGTCACGCTCGGCGGCCAGGGCGCGCCGGCACCGGTCGCCCTGCACAACGTCGCGGACGGCGTGAGCGCGAACGACGCGGTGAACGTCGGCCAGCTCGGCAAGGCGACCGATACGCTGAACCAGTCGATCGCCAACGTCGGCAACAGCGTGACGAAGCTCGGCGACCAAGTGACGACGAACACCGGCAACATCGCCGCGCTGCAGCAGGATGCGCTCCAATGGAACCCGAGCCTCGGCACTTACGATGCGAGCCACGGCGGCAACAGCCCGCAACGCATCGGCAACCTCGCGGCCGGCCAGAATGGCACCGACGCGGTCAACGTCGACCAGCTGAACGCGGCGATTCACGACGGCACGAGCCAGCTCGACGCGCTCGCCGTGAAGTACGACGATGCGAGCAAGCATCAGGTTTCGCTCGGCGCGGGCAACGGCGGGATTCCCGTGCGCGTGACCAACGTCGCCGAAGGCAACGTGTCGGCCGGCAGCACGGACGCCGTGAACGGCGCGCAGCTGCGCCGCGCGATCGACGGCACGGCAGCCGCGCTCGGCGGCGGGGCGACGGCGAATACGGATGGCTCGATCACGGCGCCCGCGTACAAGATCGGCGGCGATTCGTTCAACAATGTCGGCGACGCGCTGACGAACCTCGATGGCCGTGTCGGCAGCAACACGACGACGCTCGCGAATCACGAGACGCGCATCGGCAACGCCGAAACGAACATCGCCGTCAATACGACCGCGATCGCCGGGCTGCAGAAGGACGCGCTGCAGTTCGACCCGACGCTCGGCGCATACAACGCCGCCCGTGGCGGCGCGCCGACGAAGCTGACCAGCGTCGCCGACGGCAATGTTGCGGCCGGCAGCACGGACGCGGTGAACGGCGGGCAGTTGTACGGCGTGAAGTCCGATCTCGAGCAGCAGATCACGCAGGTGTCGAACCAGACGGGCGAGGCCGTGAAGAACGTCGTCAAGTACGACGTCGATGGCAACGGCAACCGGCTGAACTCGGTATCGCTGATCGGCGGCAACCCGAACGCGGCGGTCGTGTTGAAGAACGTCGCGGCCGGCACCGACGATACGGACGCGGTGAACGTGAAGCAGCTGAAGTCGGTGCAGTCGAACCTCGACCAGCTCGGCGCGCTCGCGGTGCAGTACGACGACAGCTCGAAGGGCTCGATCACGCTCGGCGGGGCGGGTGGCACGCGCATCACCAACGTGAAGGCCGGCACGCTCAGCGCGACCAGCACGGACGCGGTGAACGGCTCGCAGCTCTACGCGACGAACCAGCAGGTGTCGAAGAACACGACCGATATCGCGAACCTGCAGGACAACGTGACCAACATCGCGAACGGCAAGGCCGGGCTCGTGCAGCAGCAGGACCCGAAAGGCGCGATCACGGTCGGCAAGGACTCGGGCGGCACCAGCGTGAACTTCTCCGGCACGGCGGGCGACCGCGTGCTGACCGGTGTCGCGGCCGGCGTGAACGCCAACGACGCGGTCAACATGGCCCAGTTCAACGACGCGCTGAAGACGGCGGCGGTCAACGACCAGATCCGTGCGGCCGCAACCGATGCGAACACGACGTGGATCGCGCGTGCCGATGCCGGTTCGATCGGCTCGACGGCGACGGCAACCGGCAAGAACGCGGTGGCGGTCGGCCAGGGCTCAGTGGCGGATCGCGACAATTCGTTCTCGGTCGGCGCGAAGGGCAACGAACGGCAAGTCACGAACGTCGCGGCCGGCACGGCGCCGACCGACGCGGTGAACGTGCAGCAGCTGAACGACAACCTCAATGCCGCGTCGACGCAGGCGAAGGGCTACACCGACCAGCGCATCGGGCAGGTGTACAACTCGTTCAACGACCTGAAGAAGGACATGTACGGCGGCGTGGCGTCGGCGATGGCGGTGGCCGGTTTGCCGCAGCCGACGGGGGCCGGGCGCTCGATGGTGTCGGCGGCGACGTCGAACTATCACGGGCAGCAAGGCTTCGCGGCAGGCTATTCGTACGTGACGGAGAACAACCGCTGGGTCGTCAAGGCGTCGGTGACGGGCAATGCGCGCTCCGACTTCGGCGCGGTGGTGGGCGCAGGCTATCAGTTCTGA
- a CDS encoding TolC family outer membrane protein yields MNRNCPLLAVLAFASALAGTPAPAAAQSLQEAVEQAIRTNPEVLATTYNREAADQGLKQARAGYLPRVDIDAAIGKEQRDDVETRLLGLNRTTFTHRTASVTLSQMLFDGFAVRSEVARQRARIDSSANRVASTSEDVALRVVGAYLEVLRRQETVAAATDNLESHRRIHDQIKLRSDRGVGRRADLYQAESRLALAQDNLRSEQSNLKDAEVAYARLVGAPPNVLVKPVAPEATLPPTERFALDTALANHPSLAAAEADVAQANAHYDAAKAALWPRIDLELSASHDRDGVLGPTNDRRVMLRLRYNLFQGGADKAHIGEAHAQIREAEEDRNRTRLEIAEGESHAYNAYVTARDRLVVLKQYVDSSASTREAYLLQFGIGQRSLLDLLNAENEYYSARIDYISGQYAEVASAYRVFAGMGQLLDTLHVARPAQAWGAGGMQPVAFDRRAFDPGK; encoded by the coding sequence ATGAACAGGAACTGCCCTCTGCTTGCCGTGCTCGCATTCGCGTCAGCGCTCGCGGGCACCCCCGCGCCCGCCGCCGCGCAAAGCCTGCAGGAAGCGGTCGAGCAGGCGATCCGGACCAACCCCGAAGTCCTTGCCACGACATACAACCGGGAAGCGGCGGATCAAGGCCTGAAGCAGGCGCGAGCCGGCTACTTGCCCCGCGTGGATATCGACGCGGCGATCGGCAAGGAGCAGCGCGACGACGTCGAAACGCGTCTGCTCGGCCTGAACCGCACGACGTTCACGCACCGGACGGCCAGCGTGACGTTGTCGCAAATGCTGTTCGACGGTTTCGCGGTCAGGAGCGAAGTGGCGCGGCAACGGGCACGCATCGACTCGTCCGCGAATCGCGTCGCATCAACCTCGGAGGACGTGGCGCTGCGCGTGGTGGGCGCGTATCTGGAAGTCCTGCGCCGCCAGGAAACGGTCGCCGCCGCCACCGACAACCTGGAGTCCCACCGCCGGATCCACGATCAGATCAAGCTGCGCAGCGACCGCGGCGTCGGCCGGCGCGCCGACCTTTACCAGGCGGAAAGCCGGCTGGCGCTCGCGCAGGACAACTTACGATCAGAGCAAAGCAACCTGAAAGACGCCGAAGTGGCCTACGCGCGGCTGGTGGGCGCGCCGCCGAACGTGCTCGTCAAGCCGGTCGCGCCGGAAGCCACGCTGCCGCCGACGGAACGATTCGCGCTGGATACCGCGCTGGCGAACCACCCGTCCCTCGCGGCCGCCGAGGCGGACGTCGCGCAGGCGAATGCGCACTATGACGCGGCGAAGGCCGCACTCTGGCCGCGCATCGATCTGGAGCTGAGCGCGAGCCATGACCGTGACGGCGTGCTCGGTCCGACGAACGACCGCCGCGTGATGCTGCGTTTGCGCTACAACCTGTTTCAGGGCGGCGCCGACAAGGCGCATATCGGCGAAGCGCATGCGCAGATCCGGGAGGCCGAGGAAGACCGCAACCGCACGCGCCTGGAGATCGCGGAAGGCGAATCGCACGCCTACAACGCGTACGTCACCGCGCGCGACCGGTTGGTCGTGCTCAAGCAGTACGTCGATTCCAGCGCGTCGACGCGCGAAGCGTACCTGTTGCAGTTCGGCATCGGTCAACGTTCGCTGCTCGACCTGCTCAACGCGGAGAACGAGTATTACAGCGCGCGCATCGATTACATCAGCGGCCAGTACGCGGAAGTGGCGAGCGCGTACCGCGTGTTCGCCGGGATGGGGCAGTTGCTCGACACGCTTCACGTCGCGCGCCCGGCGCAGGCGTGGGGTGCCGGCGGCATGCAGCCGGTGGCCTTCGACCGGCGCGCATTCGATCCCGGCAAATGA